The proteins below come from a single Drosophila teissieri strain GT53w chromosome 3L, Prin_Dtei_1.1, whole genome shotgun sequence genomic window:
- the LOC122615616 gene encoding uncharacterized protein LOC122615616 — translation MSGQGLCAIDKLDGENYAVWSVQMKSVLVHSGMWSLVCGRRVKQESDTVEQGAQFDELDEKALATILLCVKASEINLIKNCASSKEAWDKLAAVYKPRGPARKITLFRKLLRLSLSESACVQNYINDFVDIVEKLKEIDMDISEDILTILMLSGLGKKFENFVVAIETREQFPTLSDLKVKIIEEGERQRVSSDETELCVQQAFVSCPSGKGDKKNRSAQKNSYAKKNKKCFRCGREGHFIAQCKVKDKNDEIETSAKEKSFTMLASVNKNDVLTKTMWCLDSGATAHMCCERSWFADIKEHKEKILLAGEKWFR, via the exons atgaGCGGACAAGGGCTCTGTGCGATCGACAAATTGGACGGCGAAAATTACGCAGTATGGTCGGTGCAAATGAAGAGTGTATTGGTGCACTCAGGTATGTGGTCGTTAGTGTGCGGAAGACGCGTGAAGCAAGAAAGTGATACAGTTGAGCAAGGAGCCCAATTCGACGAACTAGACGAAAAAGCATTAGCAACAATATTGCTGTGCGTGAA GGCttcagaaattaatttgattaaaaactgTGCTAGTTCTAAAGAAGCTTGGGACAAGCTTGCAGCTGTGTACAAGCCTCGTGGACCCGCCAGAAAAATTACCTTGTTCAGGAAATTACTCCGGTTGAGTTTGTCGGAAAGTGCGTGCGTGCAAAATTACATAAACGATTTTGTGGATATCGTcgaaaaactgaaagaaattgaTATGGACATTTCTGAAGATATTCTTACTATTTTGATGCTGTCGGGACTCGGtaagaaattcgaaaatttcgTGGTAGCGATCGAAACGCGTGAACAGTTTCCGACTCTCTCTgatttaaaagtgaaaattatagAAGAGGGAGAGAGACAAAGAGTGAGTTCGGACGAAACGGAACTTTGTGTGCAGCAAGCATTTGTGTCGTGTCCCAGTGGAaagggagacaagaaaaataGATCGGCGCAAAAGAACAGTTatgcaaaaaagaataaaaaatgctttcgATGTGGTCGCGAGGGTCACTTTATTGCGCAGTGCAAAGTGAAAGACAAAAATGACGAAATAGAAACATCTGCAAAAGAGAAGTCGTTTACTATGCTTgcaagtgtaaataaaaatgacgTTTTAACGAAAACGATGTGGTGCTTGGACAGTGGAGCAACTGCTCACATGTGTTGTGAAAGGTCGTGGTTCGCGGACATTAAAGAGCATAAAGAGAAAATATTACTTGCAGGAGAAAAATGGTTccgttaa